A DNA window from Leptolyngbya sp. KIOST-1 contains the following coding sequences:
- a CDS encoding Ppx/GppA phosphatase family protein: MTGTTSIRESSTVATDFVSFAPTEITGDRVLAAIDVGTNSIHMVVVKIQPDLPAFTIVDREKETVRLGDFNEETGGLSEAAMERAIAALKRCCAIASSLKAEDIVAVATSAVREASNGSAFVERVYDETGLAINLISGTEEARRIYLGVLSGVEFNGEPHAIIDIGGGSTELILGTGEPHRFLSSTKVGAVRLTAQFVSTDPISEPEFSTLRAYVRGMVEPNTTGLKSHLQPDEPVQLMGTSGTIECLAAIVASDRLGLVPDPLNGFQITYEEVSRLVETLRRSTYAERLEMPEMSPRRAEIIVAGAVILHETMGLLNADSITICERALREGVVVDWMLTHGLIEDRMQFQKSVRQRNILKTAKKYKVHLDRSGRVAQFAMDLFEQTRGSLHSWGTLEKELLWAAAILHNCGHFVSHSAHHKHSYYLIRHGELLGYTETELEAIANIARYHRKSAPKKKHDNYRNLPTRYHRQMVTHLSALLRLAVALDRRGIGAVESIQCSFDADAHELTMAVRAAHPGDDCASELWNLNYKKEYFEQVFEVKLLARLVD, translated from the coding sequence ATGACAGGGACTACCTCGATTCGCGAGTCGAGCACCGTGGCAACCGACTTTGTCAGCTTTGCTCCCACAGAAATTACCGGCGATCGCGTGCTGGCGGCGATCGATGTGGGGACCAACTCCATCCATATGGTGGTGGTCAAAATTCAGCCCGACCTGCCCGCCTTCACCATTGTCGATCGCGAAAAAGAAACCGTCCGCCTGGGCGACTTCAACGAGGAGACTGGTGGCCTGTCCGAGGCGGCGATGGAGCGGGCGATCGCGGCGTTGAAACGGTGCTGCGCGATCGCCAGCAGCCTCAAGGCCGAAGACATTGTAGCCGTGGCCACCAGCGCCGTGCGGGAGGCCAGCAACGGCAGTGCCTTTGTCGAACGGGTCTACGATGAAACTGGCCTCGCCATCAACCTGATCTCGGGCACAGAAGAGGCCCGCCGCATTTACCTGGGCGTGCTCTCGGGGGTGGAGTTCAACGGCGAACCCCACGCCATCATCGACATTGGCGGCGGCTCCACCGAGCTAATTTTGGGCACTGGCGAACCCCATCGTTTCCTCAGCAGTACCAAGGTGGGCGCGGTGCGTCTGACCGCCCAATTTGTCTCCACCGACCCGATCTCAGAGCCAGAATTCAGCACCCTGCGGGCCTACGTGCGGGGCATGGTCGAGCCCAATACCACCGGGCTCAAATCTCACCTCCAGCCCGACGAACCGGTCCAGCTGATGGGAACGTCGGGCACGATCGAGTGTCTGGCGGCCATCGTGGCCAGCGATCGCCTGGGGCTGGTGCCCGACCCCCTCAACGGCTTTCAGATCACCTACGAGGAGGTCTCCCGTCTGGTCGAAACCCTGCGCCGCTCTACCTACGCCGAGCGGCTGGAGATGCCGGAAATGTCGCCGCGGCGGGCCGAGATCATCGTAGCGGGGGCAGTAATTTTGCACGAAACCATGGGGCTGCTGAACGCCGACAGCATCACCATCTGCGAGCGCGCCCTGCGGGAGGGGGTGGTGGTCGACTGGATGCTCACCCACGGTCTGATCGAAGACCGGATGCAGTTTCAGAAGTCGGTACGCCAGCGCAACATTCTCAAAACCGCCAAGAAATACAAGGTCCACCTCGATCGCTCGGGACGGGTGGCCCAGTTTGCCATGGACCTGTTTGAGCAAACCCGGGGCAGTCTGCACAGCTGGGGCACCTTAGAAAAAGAGCTGCTCTGGGCCGCCGCTATTCTGCACAACTGCGGCCACTTTGTCAGCCATTCGGCCCACCACAAGCACTCCTACTACCTGATTCGCCACGGCGAGCTGCTGGGCTACACCGAGACCGAACTGGAGGCAATCGCCAACATTGCCCGCTATCACCGCAAGAGCGCCCCCAAGAAAAAGCACGATAACTACCGCAACCTGCCCACCCGCTACCACCGCCAGATGGTCACCCACCTGAGCGCGCTGCTGCGGCTGGCGGTAGCCCTCGATCGCCGGGGGATTGGCGCGGTCGAGAGCATTCAGTGCAGCTTTGATGCCGATGCCCACGAGTTGACTATGGCGGTGAGGGCCGCCCACCCGGGCGATGACTGTGCCTCGGAACTGTGGAATTTGAACTACAAGAAGGAGTATTTCGAGCAGGTGTTTGAGGTGAAGCTGCTGGCTCGACTGGTGGATTGA
- a CDS encoding pyridoxamine 5'-phosphate oxidase family protein, with protein sequence MSMATEENGWVNTADGQNPALLARARQILASTLYATLATSSPAGLPWAAPLFFVYDADWNLYWSSAIAARHSQDLAASGGRAAIAVYSTDRAVGKGQGLYLVGRAAAVEPEAVAQIVPLFDRRSPLEQHRSPADYLGPSPRRIYRFQPEAVWMTGDRLPVSETVLVDTRVQLDLASLVG encoded by the coding sequence ATGTCTATGGCCACTGAGGAGAATGGGTGGGTCAATACCGCCGATGGCCAGAATCCGGCGCTGCTGGCCAGGGCACGGCAGATTTTGGCCAGCACGCTCTACGCCACTTTGGCGACCAGTTCCCCGGCGGGGTTGCCCTGGGCCGCTCCCCTCTTCTTTGTCTACGATGCCGACTGGAACCTGTACTGGTCGTCGGCGATCGCCGCTCGGCATTCCCAGGATCTCGCTGCCAGTGGGGGGCGGGCCGCGATCGCGGTCTACAGCACCGATCGCGCGGTGGGCAAGGGGCAGGGGCTGTATCTGGTGGGCCGGGCGGCAGCGGTGGAGCCCGAGGCGGTGGCGCAGATTGTGCCGCTGTTCGATCGGCGATCGCCCCTGGAGCAGCATCGATCGCCCGCCGACTACCTGGGCCCCTCCCCCCGGCGGATCTATCGGTTTCAGCCCGAGGCGGTGTGGATGACGGGCGATCGGCTGCCGGTAAGTGAGACAGTGCTGGTAGATACCCGAGTACAGCTCGATTTGGCCAGCCTGGTGGGGTAG
- a CDS encoding DUF948 domain-containing protein, with the protein MADPLFWLALSFLLVVVSLTAVLMVAIPAMRELGRAARSAEKMFDTLSRELPPTLEAIRLTGLEITELTDDVTEGVQSAGQVVQQVNQSLVTAKTGAQRLNTGTRSVLAGARAAWRAWAGETPEPPPPRRREPAPRPAIASPNRPPDRPESEAPPLTHLNGEPSPDDYALPDAHAVPRLEETSLRPAPETRPEAAPDSLPRAEAAPRRSPQDFSRPTNRD; encoded by the coding sequence TTGGCCGACCCGCTGTTTTGGCTAGCCCTATCGTTTTTGCTGGTCGTCGTTAGCCTGACGGCGGTGCTGATGGTAGCCATTCCCGCCATGCGAGAGCTGGGGCGGGCCGCTCGCAGCGCCGAAAAAATGTTTGACACCCTCAGCCGGGAGCTGCCCCCCACCCTGGAGGCCATTCGCCTCACCGGCCTGGAGATCACCGAACTCACCGACGATGTCACCGAAGGGGTGCAGAGCGCCGGGCAGGTAGTGCAGCAGGTGAACCAGAGCCTTGTCACCGCCAAGACCGGAGCCCAGCGCCTGAACACCGGCACCCGCAGTGTGCTGGCCGGAGCCAGAGCCGCCTGGCGCGCCTGGGCGGGCGAAACCCCCGAACCGCCGCCGCCCCGCCGCCGCGAGCCCGCTCCCAGACCTGCGATCGCCTCCCCCAATCGCCCCCCCGATCGCCCCGAGAGCGAAGCGCCGCCGCTGACCCACCTCAATGGGGAGCCCTCCCCCGACGACTACGCCCTCCCGGATGCCCACGCCGTTCCCCGGTTAGAAGAAACCTCCCTGCGCCCCGCCCCCGAAACCCGCCCAGAAGCCGCCCCGGACTCCCTGCCCAGGGCCGAAGCCGCCCCCCGGCGATCGCCCCAGGATTTTAGCCGTCCAACCAATCGAGACTAG
- a CDS encoding hybrid sensor histidine kinase/response regulator, with amino-acid sequence MNPLRFLLLEDNPLDAEVVKITLLEGGIDCDVTVVDTQPQFEAALAADPFDLILADFALAGFDGLTALTIAQQKWPDVPFILVSGSLGEELAIESLKRGATDYVLKQRLERLMPCLERALREAQERRERQAAQRERQIAAAALQESEDRLRLAIAAAHLGTWDWDLTTNRLTWDAGCKATFGLPPDAETSIDVFFAGLHPDDRDRLQQLVTASLDPVNGGNYDTEFRTIGIQDQVERWLKAKGQVYFDPSGTPFRFIGTVLDITAQKRAEAIIAADLRDTQLLQDLSLRLTSEENVQVLYDETVAAAVALMQADAGTIQILEQDTQAVVLLASQGLAQETVDYFYRLDATSHTACGIALATGERAIIDYDVPIHEDPDGSLQRLVEAGFLCGQSTPLISRWGRAIGIVSTHWRDHHCPRDRELRLLDLLARQVADLIEQRQAAIERNQLLEREQAARAEAEGANRVKDEFLAILSHELRSPLNPILGWSKLLQGKTLDAAKTQQGLSTIERNARLQTQLIDDLLDVARILRGKLTIEATTVNLATMIEAALEVVRYSAEAKQISLQFDRVQSCEVRGDEGRLQQVVWNLLSNAIKFTPAGGQVCVRLATLDNQAQITVTDTGKGIRRDFIPHLFQAFRQEDISITRQYGGLGLGLSIVKYLVDAHGGTIVADSPGDGLGATFTVQIPLGLDQSPRSAIAPAASDPLDVTGVKVLAVDDSRDALELLAIVLGQYGAEVAVAASGSEALDSLPTFQPDVLICDIGMPTMNGYELIQRVRSLPDEQGRNVPAIAVTAFARQEDRQRALDHGFQHHIPKPIEPERVVRAIAQLAAGDAADPS; translated from the coding sequence ATGAACCCGCTTCGCTTTCTCCTGCTAGAAGACAATCCCCTCGATGCGGAAGTGGTAAAAATTACGCTGCTGGAGGGCGGCATCGACTGTGATGTCACCGTCGTAGACACTCAACCTCAGTTTGAGGCCGCCCTGGCCGCAGACCCCTTTGACCTGATTTTGGCCGATTTCGCCCTGGCCGGATTTGACGGTCTGACGGCGCTCACCATCGCCCAGCAAAAGTGGCCGGATGTGCCCTTCATTCTTGTCTCGGGCAGCCTGGGCGAAGAGCTGGCGATCGAGTCGCTCAAAAGGGGTGCCACCGACTATGTGCTCAAGCAGCGGCTGGAGCGGCTGATGCCCTGCCTGGAGCGGGCGCTGCGGGAAGCCCAGGAACGCCGCGAACGACAAGCCGCGCAACGCGAACGTCAGATCGCCGCAGCCGCCCTCCAGGAAAGTGAAGATCGGCTGCGGTTGGCGATCGCGGCGGCCCACCTCGGCACCTGGGACTGGGATCTGACCACCAACCGCCTCACCTGGGATGCGGGCTGCAAGGCCACGTTTGGCCTCCCCCCCGACGCCGAAACCAGCATTGACGTGTTTTTTGCGGGCCTGCATCCCGACGATCGCGATCGCCTCCAGCAGCTCGTCACCGCCTCGCTAGATCCGGTCAACGGTGGCAATTACGACACCGAATTTCGCACCATTGGCATCCAAGACCAGGTGGAGCGCTGGCTCAAAGCCAAGGGACAGGTTTACTTTGATCCATCAGGTACGCCCTTCCGTTTCATCGGCACCGTTTTGGATATCACAGCCCAAAAACGGGCCGAAGCCATTATCGCTGCCGACCTGCGCGATACCCAACTGCTACAAGACCTGAGCCTCCGCCTCACCTCAGAAGAGAATGTCCAGGTGCTCTACGACGAAACTGTCGCGGCGGCGGTTGCCCTCATGCAGGCTGATGCTGGGACCATTCAAATTTTGGAGCAAGACACTCAAGCCGTAGTCTTGCTGGCCAGCCAGGGCTTAGCTCAGGAGACAGTCGACTATTTCTATCGTCTCGACGCCACTTCCCACACGGCCTGTGGCATTGCGCTAGCCACTGGAGAACGGGCCATCATTGACTACGATGTACCCATCCATGAAGACCCCGATGGATCGCTGCAAAGGCTCGTCGAAGCAGGATTTCTATGCGGACAATCAACCCCCCTCATTTCTCGTTGGGGTCGAGCGATCGGTATCGTCTCCACCCACTGGCGTGACCACCATTGCCCCAGAGATCGCGAACTGCGGCTTCTCGATTTGCTCGCCCGCCAGGTCGCCGATCTAATCGAACAGCGGCAGGCCGCAATTGAACGCAATCAGCTGCTTGAACGCGAACAGGCCGCCCGAGCCGAGGCCGAGGGGGCCAACCGCGTCAAAGACGAGTTCCTGGCCATCCTCTCCCACGAGTTGAGGTCTCCCCTCAACCCCATTCTGGGTTGGTCAAAACTGCTCCAGGGCAAAACGCTGGATGCGGCTAAAACCCAGCAGGGCCTGTCAACCATTGAGCGCAACGCCAGGCTCCAGACTCAGCTAATCGACGACCTGCTAGATGTGGCCCGCATCCTGCGGGGCAAACTCACCATCGAAGCCACCACCGTCAATCTGGCGACCATGATTGAGGCGGCCCTAGAAGTCGTCCGCTACAGTGCCGAAGCCAAGCAAATCTCGCTTCAGTTCGACCGGGTTCAAAGCTGTGAGGTCAGAGGCGATGAGGGGCGACTGCAGCAGGTGGTGTGGAACCTGTTGTCAAACGCAATTAAGTTCACGCCCGCCGGCGGACAGGTCTGCGTGCGGCTGGCCACCCTGGACAACCAGGCCCAGATCACCGTCACCGACACCGGCAAAGGCATTCGGCGCGACTTTATACCGCACTTGTTTCAAGCCTTTCGCCAGGAAGATATCTCCATCACCCGCCAGTACGGCGGCCTGGGGCTGGGCCTCTCCATCGTGAAGTATCTGGTGGATGCCCACGGTGGCACCATTGTGGCCGATAGCCCAGGCGATGGGCTGGGGGCCACCTTTACCGTCCAGATTCCCCTAGGGCTCGATCAGTCCCCCCGGTCAGCAATCGCTCCCGCGGCTTCAGATCCGCTGGATGTAACGGGTGTTAAAGTGCTGGCCGTGGACGACAGCCGCGATGCCCTCGAATTGCTGGCGATCGTTCTGGGTCAGTACGGCGCAGAGGTCGCCGTTGCGGCCTCTGGCTCCGAGGCCCTGGACAGTCTGCCAACCTTTCAGCCCGACGTGCTGATCTGCGACATCGGCATGCCCACCATGAACGGCTACGAGCTGATCCAGCGCGTTCGGTCGCTGCCCGATGAGCAGGGTAGAAACGTCCCGGCGATCGCCGTTACCGCCTTTGCCCGCCAGGAAGACCGCCAGCGCGCCCTGGACCACGGCTTTCAGCACCACATTCCCAAGCCCATCGAGCCTGAGCGGGTGGTGCGCGCGATCGCCCAGCTGGCCGCCGGTGACGCCGCCGATCCGAGCTAG
- a CDS encoding ArnT family glycosyltransferase, translated as MPLSFSASPQRLSSGKSSLAPYLGLSLWVGILLLLRSPVQSLMPHDEGWYAQQARWIVETGDWVTQQWWGAPVHDRMMGIQWLIAASYKLFGVSEWAARLPGAIACWGAVMLTYTIGLHCLTPSIALWGAAILAATPIWMQAAQLAIQDVPLTALELLGIWALLQAETRPQRRGWGFLAGCTVGLGFMLKSIMVIPVVMALGPYLVLEHRRHRHLLNPGIYLGLILGMVPAIAWLALSVQRFGMLPIERTFGLLLNLAQEDFHNAGPLYYFWNIPLNAFPWPLLAVPGLWLGWQSPYRRKALWLGYPLVLFTLLTLFRTRTWYYPLQLLPFLALLAALTLTTLASFYRRGQRRRLVAGLSVTLAGLGVVMVVAGVVALLGPQWIAVEGLWRYALVAIAAGLGWLVPLGVYWRYRSWLQRTETAPLWQGGWLLGPWAAIALLYVTGLWGNYNPDVKLALSTPPLQAVVADNPVHILDRSVSLGIEDTVLITFYTPQTGRATGDWQTLPPGSYVWIAVPDLEVLPVEAISLGRVRDWELVQLP; from the coding sequence ATGCCTCTGTCCTTCAGCGCCTCCCCCCAGCGACTCAGCTCTGGCAAATCGTCCCTCGCGCCCTACCTTGGGCTGAGCCTGTGGGTGGGAATACTGCTGCTGTTGCGCAGCCCGGTGCAGAGCCTGATGCCCCACGACGAGGGCTGGTACGCCCAGCAGGCCCGCTGGATTGTGGAAACCGGCGACTGGGTGACCCAGCAGTGGTGGGGGGCTCCGGTGCACGATCGCATGATGGGCATTCAGTGGCTGATTGCCGCCTCCTACAAGCTGTTTGGGGTCAGTGAGTGGGCGGCGCGGCTGCCGGGGGCGATCGCATGCTGGGGGGCGGTGATGCTCACCTACACCATCGGTCTGCACTGCCTGACGCCGTCCATTGCCCTGTGGGGAGCGGCCATTCTGGCGGCCACCCCGATCTGGATGCAGGCCGCGCAGCTGGCGATTCAGGATGTGCCCCTGACGGCGCTGGAGCTGCTGGGCATCTGGGCCCTGCTACAGGCCGAAACCCGGCCCCAGCGGCGGGGCTGGGGCTTTTTGGCGGGCTGCACGGTGGGGCTGGGCTTTATGCTCAAGAGCATTATGGTGATTCCGGTGGTGATGGCCCTGGGGCCGTACCTGGTGCTGGAGCACCGCCGCCACCGCCACCTGCTGAACCCCGGGATCTATCTGGGTTTGATACTGGGGATGGTACCGGCGATCGCCTGGCTGGCCCTCAGCGTGCAGCGCTTCGGCATGCTGCCCATCGAGCGCACCTTTGGCCTGCTGCTCAACCTGGCCCAGGAAGACTTTCACAACGCCGGTCCCCTCTACTATTTCTGGAATATTCCGCTCAACGCTTTCCCCTGGCCGCTGCTGGCGGTGCCAGGGCTGTGGCTGGGGTGGCAGTCGCCCTACCGGCGCAAGGCGCTATGGCTGGGCTATCCGCTGGTGCTGTTTACGCTGCTGACGCTGTTCCGCACCCGCACCTGGTACTACCCCCTGCAGCTGTTGCCCTTCTTGGCGCTGCTGGCGGCCCTCACCCTGACCACCCTGGCGTCGTTTTACCGCCGGGGCCAGCGGCGGCGGCTGGTGGCGGGGCTGAGCGTTACCCTGGCGGGCCTGGGGGTGGTGATGGTGGTGGCGGGGGTGGTGGCGCTGCTGGGACCGCAGTGGATTGCGGTGGAGGGGCTGTGGCGCTACGCCCTGGTGGCGATCGCGGCGGGGTTGGGCTGGCTGGTGCCGCTGGGGGTTTACTGGCGCTATCGCTCCTGGTTGCAGCGGACGGAGACGGCCCCCCTCTGGCAGGGGGGCTGGCTGCTGGGGCCCTGGGCGGCGATCGCGCTGCTCTACGTTACGGGCCTGTGGGGCAACTACAACCCCGATGTCAAGCTGGCCCTGAGTACACCCCCGCTCCAGGCGGTGGTGGCCGATAACCCGGTTCACATTCTGGACCGCAGCGTTAGCCTCGGCATTGAAGATACGGTGTTGATCACCTTCTATACCCCCCAGACTGGCCGCGCTACCGGCGATTGGCAAACTCTGCCGCCGGGCAGCTACGTCTGGATCGCTGTCCCCGACCTGGAGGTGTTACCGGTGGAGGCGATCTCCCTGGGCCGGGTGCGCGACTGGGAACTCGTGCAGCTTCCTTAA
- a CDS encoding class I SAM-dependent methyltransferase: protein MTLESIDRHHQEMLNNGDAWRRKPALRAIYKTFHQAIARHLAPLPLPTVELGSGVADIQQVIPGCIRTDIFPNPWIDQVENAYALSFDSGSLANLVLFDVFHHLRYPGTALQEFDRALAPGGRVILFEPCVSLLGRLVYGVLHPEPLALHQPIQWHAPPTWNPAQIDYYAAQGNASRLFLNANRAPNLAGFRVVATQRYAAIAYVASGGYSKPQLYPTAWLPLMTAIDRLCDHLPQLFATRLLVVLEKPA from the coding sequence ATGACGCTGGAAAGCATCGATCGACACCATCAGGAAATGCTCAACAATGGCGACGCCTGGCGTCGGAAGCCAGCCCTGCGCGCCATCTACAAAACCTTCCACCAGGCGATTGCCCGCCACCTGGCCCCGCTGCCCTTGCCCACCGTCGAGCTGGGCTCTGGGGTAGCCGACATTCAGCAGGTGATCCCCGGCTGCATTCGCACCGATATTTTCCCTAACCCCTGGATTGACCAGGTCGAGAACGCCTACGCCCTCTCCTTTGACTCCGGCAGCCTGGCCAACCTGGTGCTGTTTGACGTGTTTCACCACCTGCGTTACCCCGGCACCGCCCTCCAGGAGTTCGATCGCGCGCTGGCCCCTGGGGGCCGGGTGATTTTGTTTGAGCCCTGCGTCAGCCTGCTGGGCCGGCTGGTCTACGGGGTACTCCACCCCGAACCCCTGGCCCTGCACCAGCCGATTCAGTGGCACGCCCCCCCCACCTGGAACCCCGCCCAAATCGACTACTACGCCGCCCAGGGCAACGCCAGCCGCCTGTTTCTCAACGCCAACCGCGCCCCCAACTTGGCCGGTTTTCGAGTCGTCGCTACCCAGCGCTACGCCGCCATCGCCTACGTCGCCTCCGGCGGCTACTCCAAACCCCAGCTCTACCCCACCGCCTGGTTGCCGCTTATGACCGCGATCGATCGCCTCTGCGACCACCTACCCCAACTCTTCGCCACCCGCCTGCTGGTGGTCTTGGAAAAGCCTGCCTAG
- a CDS encoding YtxH domain-containing protein — MSDKQSGGFVGGLMLGAAMGAVAGLLMAPRTGRETRRILRKSADALPELVEDLSTSVHLQADRLSETALVNWEQTLSRLREAIAAGQEASRQEYEQLSQAAPVATNGSGQE; from the coding sequence ATGAGCGACAAGCAATCTGGAGGGTTCGTTGGCGGACTGATGCTGGGCGCCGCCATGGGGGCGGTGGCGGGTTTGCTGATGGCCCCCCGCACCGGGCGCGAAACCCGTCGCATTCTGAGAAAATCGGCCGATGCCCTGCCTGAGCTGGTGGAAGACCTCTCGACCTCGGTGCATCTCCAGGCCGATCGCCTGTCGGAGACGGCCCTGGTCAACTGGGAGCAGACCCTGAGTCGGCTGCGCGAGGCGATCGCCGCCGGGCAGGAGGCCAGCCGGCAGGAGTATGAGCAGCTGAGTCAGGCGGCCCCCGTGGCCACCAATGGCTCTGGGCAGGAGTAG
- a CDS encoding S-layer homology domain-containing protein — translation MDPIAKTLDVDPIRGVDEPSGRPHLPHKTLTAALGSALDNTLVKLAPGTYSVATGERFPITVPDGVMIAGQEATQGQGIVIVGGGAGPGGLSVGVVMQGQSQLRGVTVQNPQGIGILMSSGAPLVRACRLGQCRVGLQVAGAARPLVMHTRLEDCGDRGLSFADQARGEAQDCTVERCGTAVYVAQNAAPLLHRCQCFNNQIGAHILGAASPVLRQNRLGQNQTGLVVQDTARPDLGQPDDPAGNSLRYNRQADLRNDSRQPLLLVGNDVVPQGLVGAVTLGASQQPDPAAVPPTLLDRPASAIPPAAPEVPSPAAPGPPAPAPASRFADLGNHWATPYIEALADRDLVKGYPDNTYRPDTPINRAQFAALVAASYSYLAPVRASLTFVDVPPSHWANRAIDQAQRQGFLGGYPDQTFRPEQGMARVQAMVAMATGLQLPPAPASGLGVYRDRAQFPSYAIDALASATQAGVIINHPDPTLLRPQETISRAEVAVLIYQGLVAQGRAPRLDTVATPPPAMTRGSFPDIQAHWALDFIQGLLNLGLVQGDETGRFNPAQPMSRAQFAALVSRAFAPAPRRPAQAFRDVPSGYWGASAIQTAYRGGFLSGFPDQTFGPETPLVRAQVWVALVSGLALLPNQPGNLRLLERYRDRDQIPDYAVNAIAKATQLALVVNVPDLAQLHPNRVASRADVCAAVYQALVLQLRAARIDNPFIVRA, via the coding sequence TTGGACCCCATCGCTAAGACCCTCGATGTCGATCCCATCCGGGGGGTAGACGAACCTTCGGGCCGCCCCCACCTGCCCCACAAAACCCTGACGGCGGCCCTGGGCTCGGCCCTGGACAATACGTTGGTCAAGCTGGCCCCCGGCACCTACAGCGTCGCCACCGGGGAACGGTTCCCCATCACGGTGCCTGACGGGGTGATGATTGCCGGGCAGGAGGCCACCCAGGGGCAGGGAATTGTGATCGTCGGGGGCGGTGCCGGGCCGGGGGGGCTGTCGGTGGGGGTGGTGATGCAGGGCCAGAGCCAGCTGCGCGGAGTGACGGTGCAAAACCCCCAGGGCATCGGTATTTTAATGTCCTCGGGGGCACCCCTGGTGCGGGCCTGCCGCCTGGGTCAGTGTAGGGTGGGGCTACAGGTGGCCGGTGCCGCCCGCCCGCTGGTGATGCACACCCGCCTGGAGGACTGTGGCGATCGCGGCCTGAGCTTTGCCGACCAGGCCCGGGGCGAAGCCCAGGACTGCACCGTGGAGCGCTGCGGTACCGCCGTCTACGTCGCTCAGAATGCCGCTCCGCTGCTGCACCGCTGCCAGTGCTTCAACAACCAGATCGGCGCACACATTTTGGGGGCGGCCAGCCCGGTGCTGCGGCAGAATCGCCTGGGGCAAAACCAGACGGGCCTGGTGGTGCAGGATACGGCCCGCCCCGACCTGGGCCAGCCCGACGACCCGGCTGGCAACAGCCTGCGCTACAACCGCCAGGCCGACCTGCGCAACGACAGCCGCCAGCCGCTGCTGCTGGTGGGCAACGATGTGGTGCCCCAGGGGCTGGTGGGGGCCGTCACCCTGGGGGCCAGCCAGCAGCCCGACCCCGCGGCGGTGCCGCCCACCCTGCTCGATCGCCCGGCCTCGGCCATTCCCCCCGCGGCTCCCGAGGTGCCCAGCCCGGCGGCACCGGGCCCTCCCGCTCCGGCCCCCGCCAGCCGATTTGCAGATCTGGGCAACCACTGGGCCACTCCCTACATTGAGGCCCTGGCCGATCGCGACCTGGTCAAGGGCTACCCTGACAACACCTACCGCCCCGACACCCCGATCAACCGGGCCCAGTTTGCCGCCCTGGTGGCCGCCAGCTACAGCTACCTGGCCCCGGTGAGGGCTTCGCTCACGTTTGTGGATGTGCCCCCCAGCCACTGGGCCAACCGCGCCATTGACCAGGCCCAGCGCCAGGGCTTTTTGGGCGGCTACCCCGACCAGACCTTTCGCCCGGAGCAGGGCATGGCGCGGGTGCAGGCCATGGTGGCGATGGCCACGGGGCTCCAGCTGCCGCCCGCCCCGGCCAGCGGGCTGGGGGTCTACCGCGATCGCGCCCAATTTCCCAGCTATGCTATTGATGCTCTGGCCAGCGCCACCCAGGCTGGGGTGATCATCAACCACCCCGACCCGACCCTGCTGCGTCCCCAGGAAACGATCAGCCGCGCCGAGGTGGCGGTGCTGATCTACCAGGGGCTGGTGGCCCAGGGCCGAGCTCCCCGTCTGGATACCGTTGCTACCCCACCCCCCGCCATGACCCGAGGCTCGTTTCCCGATATTCAGGCCCACTGGGCGCTCGACTTTATTCAGGGACTCCTGAACCTGGGCCTGGTACAGGGGGATGAGACGGGGCGATTCAACCCGGCCCAGCCCATGAGTCGGGCCCAGTTTGCCGCCCTGGTCAGCCGCGCCTTTGCCCCCGCCCCCCGCCGCCCGGCCCAGGCCTTTCGCGATGTGCCCTCGGGCTACTGGGGGGCCAGCGCCATCCAGACCGCCTACCGGGGCGGCTTCCTCTCGGGGTTTCCTGACCAGACCTTTGGGCCAGAAACGCCCCTGGTACGGGCCCAGGTGTGGGTGGCGCTGGTGTCAGGCCTGGCCCTGCTGCCCAACCAGCCCGGCAACCTGAGGCTGCTGGAGCGCTACCGCGATCGCGACCAAATTCCTGACTACGCGGTGAATGCGATCGCCAAGGCCACCCAGCTGGCGCTGGTGGTCAATGTGCCCGACCTGGCCCAGCTTCACCCCAACCGGGTGGCCAGCCGCGCCGATGTGTGCGCGGCGGTATACCAGGCGCTGGTGCTGCAGCTGCGGGCGGCGAGGATTGATAATCCGTTTATTGTGAGGGCGTAG